One window from the genome of Mauremys mutica isolate MM-2020 ecotype Southern chromosome 4, ASM2049712v1, whole genome shotgun sequence encodes:
- the LOC123368125 gene encoding perforin-1-like — protein sequence MPSSGAFIPLLLLFLLPGVSPYCYTGKAEVCDENMAFVPAHNLVGEGIDITTLEWTGAYLVDTSLWRGPNGTCSLCRNPLQGGQLQRVPLPVVDWRVHSWCNRDLSSSVAESAVDVARAIASDVKNDWKLELGLPDESPVLALGGSQSRLAGYAYQKELQDKYMFIRHEVSCVYYRLRLPQDPPLTPHFSQALSRLPPSYDSAAYQPLLATYGTHYVSQAALGGRVRQLTAAQTCRAVLDELTASDIKECLASQFSLNLGLRALSSNSKCREGSSRWHKWRSQAAYMEHRAEVTGGHGHADLLFSSKQDAGVFSAWMESLKTSPGLVSYSLTPIHTLVEPDDPRREALRQAVKEYVAERGRRRSCPRSCPEGGQADPRDPCKCYCFSNPLTNSMCCSLQRGTARLKVHVLRAKDLWGDPTSDTDAYVRFLFQGRRLRTGSIEEDNDPIWFKDLDFGPVTLPALPKMETEVWDSDPWDDDLLGRCYTYLEVGRDVRHICHLAHGHLQFSYTLECGPNLGGTNCHEYVPARG from the exons ATGCCCAGTTCCGGTGCCTtcatccctctcctcctcctcttccttctcccggGGGTCTCCCCCTACTGCTACACGGGCAAAGCTGAGGTGTGCGATGAGAACATGGCCTTTGTGCCTGCACACAacctggtgggggagggcatcGACATCACCACGCTGGAGTGGACAGGGGCCTACCTGGTGGACACCAGCTTATGGCGCGGCCCAAACGGCACCTGCAGCCTGTGCCGGAACCCGCTGCAGGGGGGGCAGCTGCAGAGGGTGCCTCTGCCCGTGGTCGACTGGAGGGTCCACAGCTGGTGCAACCGGGACCTCAGCAGCTCGGTGGCAGAGTCAGCCGTGGACGTGGCCCGGGCAATAGCATCGGATGTGAAAAATGACTGGAAGTTGGAGCTGGGGCTGCCGGATGAGTCCCCAGTCCTGGCCCTGGGGGGGTCCCAATCCCGGCTCGCTGGTTATGCCTACCAGAAGGAGCTGCAGGACAAGTACATGTTCATACGCCACGAGGTGTCTTGTGTGTATTACAG GTTGAGGCTCCCCCAAGACCCCCCACTGACGCCCCACTTCTCCCAGGCCCTGAGCCGCCTCCCACCCAGCTACGACTCAGCAGCATACCAGCCCCTCCTGGCCACGTACGGCACCCACTACGTTAGCCAGGCAGCACTGGGGGGGCGCGTGCGGCAGCTGACGGCCGCCCAGACCTGCCGGGCGGTATTGGACGAGCTGACGGCTTCCGACATCAAGGAGTGCCTGGCCTCACAGTTCTCACTGAACCTGGGCTTGAGGGCACTTTCCTCAAACTCTAAGTGCCGTGAGGGGAGCAGCCGCTGGCACAAGTGGCGCTCCCAGGCAGCCTACATGGAGCACCGCGCCGAGGTGACGGGCGGCCACGGCCACGCCGACCTGCTCTTCTCCAGCAAGCAAGACGCTGGGGTCTTCTCGGCTTGGATGGAGAGCCTCAAAACCAGCCCCGGCCTGGTCTCCTACTCCCTGACGCCCATCCACACCTTGGTGGAGCCAGACGACCCCAGGCGGGAGGCGCTGAGGCAGGCAGTGAAGGAGTACGTGGCTGAGCGGGGACGGAGGAGGAGTTGCCCTCGaagctgcccagaggggggccaggccgacccccgggacccctgcaaATGCTACTGCTTCAGCAACCCCCTCACCAACTCCATGTGCTGCTCACTCCAGCGGGGCACGGCCCGGCTGAAGGTCCATGTGCTGCGGGCCAAAGACCTGTGGGGGGACCCCACGTCCGACACCGATGCCTACGTCAGGTTCTTGTTCCAAGGCCGACGGCTGCGGACGGGCTCCATTGAGGAAGATAACGACCCCATCTGGTTCAAAGACCTGGACTTTGGACCGGTGACGCTGCCGGCGCTGCCCAAAATGGAAACAGAAGTGTGGGACAGTGACCCATGGGACGATGACCTCCTAGGCCGCTGCTACACTTACCTTGAGGTTGGCAGGGATGTCAGGCATATCTGCCACCTCGCACATGGCCACTTGCAGTTTTCCTACACGCTGGAGTGCGGGCCCAACCTGGGGGGCACCAATTGCCATGAGTACGTGCCTGCgagaggctga
- the LOC123368124 gene encoding perforin-1-like: MCRPISFFPLLLILLPGVSTHCHTATAEECEEHTAFVPGHNLAGEGIDVTTLGRKGAYLVDSSRWQRQDGTCTLCLNSLLEGQLQRLPLAVADWREKVSCRRKLSSTVKESALGMVRAAGAVVQNDWKVGLEVEVKPSANAQVTLAGSHSKLAEFSTEKSQQDKYSFTSHEVSCAYYTFRVTHKPPLTSHFTRALRDLPEDYTHSSRLEYRQLINTYGTHYVSQLQLGGRVRDVTAVRVCEAALDGVTADEVKDCLSLEASVSIGGGKGKAEAAFSQCEEQKKKQNFKRSFHETYSERHTEVTGGNSHTDLLFSEGQDAEVFSAWMESLKASPGLVSYSLHPIHTLVRQSNPKREALRQAVSEYVTERALWRNCTHSCPPGTRRSAHDSCSCVCPGDGSTNTMCCSRERGLGKLTVTVERASGLWGDYTSGTDAYVKVSFQDREVRTATVWNTDNPVWGVHLDLGHVRVAETSQLRLQVWDEDNKYDDDLLGTCDEPLRSGEGRLRVCYLNHGRLDFRYSLVCGPSLGGPHCLDYLPLPGAGERTQESWLPAPPL; the protein is encoded by the exons ATGTGCAGACCCAtctccttcttccccctcctcctcattCTCCTCCCTGGGGTCTCCACTCATTGTCACACGGCCACAGCTGAGGAGTGTGAGGAGCACACGGCTTTTGTTCCTGGGCACAATCTCGCAGGAGAGGGCATCGACGTGACCACGCTGGGTAGGAAAGGGGCCTACTTGGTGGACAGCAGCCGCTGGCAGCGCCAGGATGGGACCTGCACCCTGTGTCTGAACTCACTGCTGGAGGGGCAGCTGCAGAGGCTGCCGCTGGCCGTGGCAGACTGGAGGGAGAAGGTCTCATGCCGCAGGAAGCTCTCCAGCACTGTGAAGGAGTCAGCCTTGGGCATGGTCCGTGCGGCGGGCGCCGTGGTACAGAATGACtggaaggtggggctggaggtggaggtGAAGCCCAGCGCCAACGCCCAGGTGACGCTGGCCGGCTCGCACTCCAAACTGGCAGAGTTCAGCACGGAGAAGTCTCAGCAAGACAAGTACAGCTTCACCAGCCACGAGGTGTCCTGCGCATACTATAC GTTCCGCGTTACCCACAAACCTCCGCTCACCAGCCATTTCACCCGGGCCTTGAGGGACCTCCCGGAGGATTACACCCACAGCTCACGCCTCGAGTACCGTCAGCTGATCAACACCTACGGCACCCACTACGtgtcccagctgcagctggggggccgGGTGCGGGACGTGACGGCTGTGAGGGTCTGCGAGGCGGCGCTGGACGGGGTGACGGCTGACGAGGTCAAGGACTGTCTGAGCCTGGAGGCCTCCGTCAGCATCGGGGGCGGGAAGGGCAAGGCCGAGGCGGCCTTCAGCCAGTGTGAGGAGCAGAAGAAGAAGCAGAACTTCAAGCGGAGCTTCCATGAGACCTACAGTGAGCGTCACACTGAGGTGACGGGCGGCAACAGCCACACCGACCTGCTGTTCTCTGAGGGGCAGGACGCCGAGGTTTTCTCGGCCTGGATGGAGAGCCTCAAAGCCAGCCCCGGCCTGGTGTCCTACTCGCTGCACCCCATCCACACCTTGGTGAGGCAGAGCAACCCCAAGCGGGAGGCGCTGAGGCAGGCGGTGAGCGAGTATGTCACCGAGAGGGCCCTGTGGAGGAATTGCACCCACAGCTGCCCCCCGGGGACCCGGCGCAGCGCCCATGACTCCTGCTCCTGCGTCTGCCCCGGGGACGGCTCCACCAACACCATGTGCTGCTCGCGGGAGCGCGGCCTGGGGAAACTGACGGTGACGGTGGAGCGGGCCAGCGGCCTGTGGGGCGACTACACCAGCGGCACCGACGCCTACGTCAAGGTCTCCTTCCAGGACCGGGAGGTGCGGACAGCAACCGTGTGGAACACGGACAACCCGGTCTGGGGCGTCCACCTGGACCTGGGGCACGTGCGGGTGGCGGAGACCAGCCAGCTCCGCCTCCAGGTCTGGGACGAGGACAACAAGTACGACGACGACCTGCTGGGGACGTGCGACGAGCCGCTGCGCTCTGGAGAGGGTCGCCTGCGGGTCTGCTACCTGAACCACGGCCGGCTGGACTTCCGGTACAGCCTGGTGTGTGGTCCCAGCCTGGGCGGGCCCCACTGCTTGGACTAC CTGCCCTTGCCTGG agctggggagagaacccaggagtcctggctcccagctcccccactctaa
- the LOC123370334 gene encoding perforin-1-like → MPRFGAFIPLLLFIFPGASSHCQTGTANECEKHTAFVPGHSLAGEGIDVTTMARKGAYLVDSSLWQHEDGTCTLCQNRLQGGQWQRLPLAAVDWRVRVSCRRKLSSSVQQSAMGMMESAASVVQNDWKVGLDVPVKPKVNVQVALAGSHSKLASFVVDHTRMDKYSFVSHEVSCGYYRFRVSKTPPLTSHFTLALENLPDQYDSKSKVEYQELISNYGTHYVSQLQLGGRARDVTAVRVCEAAMSSLSDDEIKDCLSVEAAVSIGAGSVKGGNSKCEEEKKKGKVRGSFHETYRERHVEVEGGEITTDVLFSGSDAKVFSAWIESLKASPGLVSYSLHPIHILVEQDDPKREALKRAVSEYIRERALVRNCTRSCPPGTQRSAHNPCSCVCPGDTMTNTMCCSRERGLGKLMVTVKKASGLWGDQSTATDAFVKVFFESKEIRTSTIWNNNSPVWYVPLDFGTVHLTSASKIRVQVWDEDKWDDDLLGSCDIPLEAGGPHQKDCYLNHGRIWFQYSLRCGPHLGGRSCFDYVSQPAQQSTAKGKEVEASW, encoded by the exons ATGCCCAGATTTGGTGCCttcatccccctcctcctcttcatcttccctggGGCCTCCTCCCATTGTCAGACAGGCACAGCCAATGAATGTGAGAAGCACACGGCCTTCGTGCCCGggcacagcctggctggggagggcatCGATGTGACCACAATGGCCAGGAAGGGGGCCTATCTGGTCGACAGCAGCCTCTGGCAGCACGAGGACGGCACCTGCACCCTGTGCCAGAACCGACTGCAGGGAGGGCAGTGGCAGAGGCTGCCGCTGGCTGCGGTGGACTGGCGGGTCCGCGTCTCATGCCGCCGGAAGCTGAGCAGCTCGGTGCAGCAGTCGGCGATGGGCATGATGGAGTCAGCAGCGTCCGTGGTGCAGAATGACTGGAAGGTGGGGCTGGACGTGCCTGTGAAGCCCAAGGTTAATGTCCAGGTGGCGCTGGCTGGATCACATTCCAAACTGGCCAGTTTCGTGGTAGACCACACGCGGATGGACAAATACAGCTTCGTGAGCCATGAGGTGTCCTGTGGCTATTACAG GTTCCGGGTCAGCAAGACGCCCCCGCTCACCAGCCATTTCACTCTGGCGCTGGAGAACCTCCCGGACCAGTACGACAGCAAATcgaaggtggagtaccaggagctaATCAGCAACTATGGCACCCACTACGtgtcccagctgcagctggggggccgGGCGCGGGACGTGACGGCCGTGAGGGTCTGCGAAGCAGCAATGAGCAGCTTGAGTGATGACGAGATCAAGGACTGCTTGAGCGTGGAGGCGGCCGTGAGTATCGGAGCGGGCTCTGTCAAGGGTGGGAACAgcaagtgcgaggaggagaagaagaaggGGAAGGTCCGGGGGAGCTTCCATGAGACCTATCGGGAGCGCCAcgtggaggtggagggaggggagatcaCTACTGACGTGCTCTTCTCCGGCAGTGATGCCAAGGTCTTCTCGGCCTGGATTGAGAGTCTCaaagccagccctggcctggtgTCCTATTCGCTGCACCCCATCCACATCCTGGTGGAGCAGGACGACCCAAAGCGGGAGGCGCTGAAGCGGGCAGTCAGTGAGTACATCCGTGAGAGGGCCCTGGTGAGGAATTGCACCCGAAGCTGCCCCCCGGGGACTCAACGCAGCGCGCACAACCCCTGCTCCTGCGTCTGCCCCGGGGATACCATGACCAACACCATGTGCTGCTCGCGGGAGCGCGGCCTGGGGAAACTGATGGTGACAGTGAAGAAGGCCAGTGGCCTCTGGGGGGACCAATCTACTGCTACGGATGCCTTCGTCAAGGTCTTCTTTGAGAGCAAGGAGATCCggaccagcaccatctggaaCAACAACAGTCCCGTCTGGTACGTCCCCTTGGACTTCGGTACCGTTCACCTCACCAGTGCCAGCAAGATCCGTGTCCAGGTCTGGGATGAGGATAAGTGGGACGATGACCTGCTGGGAAGCTGCGACATCCCGCTGGAGGCCGGGGGGCCCCACCAGAAGGATTGCTACCTGAACCACGGCCGCATCTGGTTCCAGTACAGCCTGCGCTGCGGGCCCCACCTCGGGGGCCGGAGCTGCTTTGACTATGTCTCCCAGCCAGCGCAGCAGAGCACAGCcaaggggaaggaggtggaggcCTCCTGGTGA